The following proteins are co-located in the Eleginops maclovinus isolate JMC-PN-2008 ecotype Puerto Natales chromosome 23, JC_Emac_rtc_rv5, whole genome shotgun sequence genome:
- the map7d3 gene encoding ensconsin isoform X10, which yields MAEGTTTLKGLRAQMAAAAQAQGEERRSLADSSPGPTTNAPAKPQGSRPVIDGAALRIDDRLRVAKERREEAEKQQVLRDSQIMERERKAKMQVERQMEERQKKLDEQKRKEEQKRLAVEEKRKQKQEEEKEHYEAVMRRTLERSQRVEQRQKRWSWGGLSDSDGRTARKAAVGTVDGGVLSRLLTPTQASLARSKSAAALSAEGTNAPECHLCPRSASASPLHPPRGGPVRSRSIDRQKSGMTTSVSADGALDPSMKDKQFTSPGGQRPASPSSTLGRNRSPSPAPNPAPKRTPSPVSKQNSKTRPPSPGAMKQRPPSPQSSSAKPPPIQKPALTPTGPPTLRKRDSKSKDMCPVLAVSPLPSESSKTKDKDDSKGSTGTNSAAEAAKILAENRRLMREQKEKEEQLRLQREEEEKVRKEEEMRLAEEARLIRLEEEKKLAEEKKIKDEEDARLAEEDRVRLAEEEAVKQAELQKEREEAEAKALVEAEMVRQERDRIMQKNQQERMERKKRIEEIMKRTRKGEQSDLKGEAGDDDKQEDDEDDDDDEDEERDEDDGDEEEDQINCETQSQEDDQAECERSCGESAAQREAPLGSVNGKPETDDKENNNGISTDETQAVSPVPKGRLVEGSEFLNEQDSAKVGLVSGLNGKSNQWSFEELIDLNVHSKTRPLIQAEDCNQVLISCDGSSDGTRVAFEEKGTPVNPLHSSNQPIEALSEI from the exons ctgcagctgcacaggCCCAAGGCGAGGAGCGGCGTAGCCTGGCAGATAGCAGCCCAGGACCTACAACCAACGCTCCAGCTAAACCTCAGGGGAGCAGGCCAG TCATTGACGGTGCTGCGCTTAGAATAGACGACCGGCTGCGAGTGGCAAAAGAGAGGcgagaggaggcagagaaacAACAGG TTTTGCGAGACTCTCAGATCATGGAGCGGGAGCGCAAGGCCAAGATGCAAGTGGAGCGTCAGATGGAGGAGCGACAGAAAAAGCTTGACgaacagaaaagaaaggaggagcagaaaagattggctgtggaggagaagaggaagcagaaacaggaagaggaaaag GAGCACTATGAGGCAGTGATGCGACGGACTTTGGAGCGCAGTCAGCGTGTGGAGCAGAGACAGAAACGATGGTCCTGGGGGGGACTGTCCGACTCGGATGGACGGACAG CTCGCAAGGCAGCGGTCGGCACTGTGGACGGAGGGGTCCTTAGTCGCCTGCTCACCCCCACCCAGGCCTCACTAGCTAGGAGCAAGAGCGCCGCCGCCCTGTCAGCTGAAGGAACAAATGCTCCAG AGTGTCACCTGTGTCCTCGCTCAGCCTCTGCCAGTCCCCTGCACCCACCGCGGGGGGGCCCCGTACGCAGTCGCAGCATTGACCGGCAGAAGAGCGGCATGACCACCTCGGTGTCGGCCGACGGAGCCCTCGACCCTTCCATG AAGGACAAGCAGTTTACATCACCTGGAGGGCAACGTCCCGCCTCCCCATCTTCTACCCTGGGACGCAACCGTTCACCATCCCCAGCCCCCAACCCGGCCCCAAAGAGGACCCCCTCCCCTGTATCCAA GCAAAATTCCAAGACACGCCCGCCCTCTCCAGGTGCAATGAAACAGCGTCCCCCATCCCCCCAGTCTTCGTCAGCCAAACCTCCACCTATCCAGAAACCAGCCCTCACTCCAACAGGGCCCCCCACCTTGCGAAAGAGGGACTCGAAGTCCAAGGATATGTGTCCTGTCCTGGCTGTCTCTCCACTGCCCTCTGAGTCCAGCAAGACCAAAGACAAAGATG ACTCTAAAGGCTCGACAGGCACCAACTCTGCTGCAGAGGCAGCAAAGATCCTGGCCGAGAACCGAAGATTGATGCgagagcagaaagagaaagaggagcagctCAGGttacagagggaggaagaggagaa GGtgagaaaggaagaggagatgCGTTTAGCCGAGGAGGCTCGTCTGATCcgcctggaggaggagaagaaacttgcagaggagaagaaaatTAAAGACGAGGAAGATGCTCGCCTAGCTGAGGAGGATCGGGTGAGACTGGCAGAAGAGGAGGCGGTGAAACAGGCTGAGCTGCAGAAGGAGCGGGAGGAGGCCGAGGCTAAAGCCCTGGTGGAGGCCGAGATGGTCCGTCAGGAGAGAGACCGCATCATGCAGAAGAACCAGCAGGAGCGCATGGAGAGGAAGAAG AGGATCGAAGAGATAATGAAAAGAACCAGGAAGGGGGAACAGAGCGACCTGAAG GGTGAGGCAGGAGATGACGATAAacaggaggatgatgaggatgatgatgatgacgaagatgaagagagagatgaggatgacggagatgaggaagaggatcAGATAAACTGTGAAACCCAGA GCCAGGAAGATGACCAAGCTGAGTGCGAGCGGTCCTGCGGGGAGTCGGCGGCACAGCGGGAGGCGCCGCTAGGCAGCGTGAACGGGAAACCAGAGACGGACGACAAGGAGAATAACAACGGCATAAGCACAgacgagactcaggcagtgag TCCCGTTCCTAAGGGCCGCCTCGTGGAGGGCTCGGAGTTCCTGAACGAGCAGGACTCCGCCAAGGTGGGCTTAGTCTCAGGTCTTAACGGTAAATCCAACCAGTGGAGCTTTGAGGAGCTCATTGACCTCAACGTCCACTCCAAAACTCGGCCCCTGATCCAGGCAGAGGACTGTAACCAGGTCCTGATCAGCTGCGACGGGAGCTCAGACGGGACCAGGGTGGCCTTCGAGGAAAAGGGAACCCCCGTCAACCCCCTGCATTCCTCTAATCAACCAATAGAAGCCCTGTCAG agatTTGA
- the map7d3 gene encoding MAP7 domain-containing protein 2 isoform X13 — protein MAEGTTTLKGLRAQMAAAAQAQGEERRSLADSSPGPTTNAPAKPQGSRPVIDGAALRIDDRLRVAKERREEAEKQQVLRDSQIMERERKAKMQVERQMEERQKKLDEQKRKEEQKRLAVEEKRKQKQEEEKEHYEAVMRRTLERSQRVEQRQKRWSWGGLSDSDGRTVDKRSTSTMNLKQMSEPGISKRLSSSSATLIKSPDKTSASPLHPPRGGPVRSRSIDRQKSGMTTSVSADGALDPSMKDKQFTSPGGQRPASPSSTLGRNRSPSPAPNPAPKRTPSPVSKQNSKTRPPSPGAMKQRPPSPQSSSAKPPPIQKPALTPTGPPTLRKRDSKSKDMCPVLAVSPLPSESSKTKDKDDSKGSTGTNSAAEAAKILAENRRLMREQKEKEEQLRLQREEEEKVRKEEEMRLAEEARLIRLEEEKKLAEEKKIKDEEDARLAEEDRVRLAEEEAVKQAELQKEREEAEAKALVEAEMVRQERDRIMQKNQQERMERKKRIEEIMKRTRKGEQSDLKGEAGDDDKQEDDEDDDDDEDEERDEDDGDEEEDQINCETQSQEDDQAECERSCGESAAQREAPLGSVNGKPETDDKENNNGISTDETQAVSPVPKGRLVEGSEFLNEQDSAKVGLVSGLNGKSNQWSFEELIDLNVHSKTRPLIQAEDCNQVLISCDGSSDGTRVAFEEKGTPVNPLHSSNQPIEALSEI, from the exons ctgcagctgcacaggCCCAAGGCGAGGAGCGGCGTAGCCTGGCAGATAGCAGCCCAGGACCTACAACCAACGCTCCAGCTAAACCTCAGGGGAGCAGGCCAG TCATTGACGGTGCTGCGCTTAGAATAGACGACCGGCTGCGAGTGGCAAAAGAGAGGcgagaggaggcagagaaacAACAGG TTTTGCGAGACTCTCAGATCATGGAGCGGGAGCGCAAGGCCAAGATGCAAGTGGAGCGTCAGATGGAGGAGCGACAGAAAAAGCTTGACgaacagaaaagaaaggaggagcagaaaagattggctgtggaggagaagaggaagcagaaacaggaagaggaaaag GAGCACTATGAGGCAGTGATGCGACGGACTTTGGAGCGCAGTCAGCGTGTGGAGCAGAGACAGAAACGATGGTCCTGGGGGGGACTGTCCGACTCGGATGGACGGACAG TTGACAAGCGCTCCACATCCACCATGAACCTGAAACAGATGTCCGAGCCGGGCATCAGTAAacgcctctcctcctcctctgccacCCTTATAAAATCTCCCGACAAAA CCTCTGCCAGTCCCCTGCACCCACCGCGGGGGGGCCCCGTACGCAGTCGCAGCATTGACCGGCAGAAGAGCGGCATGACCACCTCGGTGTCGGCCGACGGAGCCCTCGACCCTTCCATG AAGGACAAGCAGTTTACATCACCTGGAGGGCAACGTCCCGCCTCCCCATCTTCTACCCTGGGACGCAACCGTTCACCATCCCCAGCCCCCAACCCGGCCCCAAAGAGGACCCCCTCCCCTGTATCCAA GCAAAATTCCAAGACACGCCCGCCCTCTCCAGGTGCAATGAAACAGCGTCCCCCATCCCCCCAGTCTTCGTCAGCCAAACCTCCACCTATCCAGAAACCAGCCCTCACTCCAACAGGGCCCCCCACCTTGCGAAAGAGGGACTCGAAGTCCAAGGATATGTGTCCTGTCCTGGCTGTCTCTCCACTGCCCTCTGAGTCCAGCAAGACCAAAGACAAAGATG ACTCTAAAGGCTCGACAGGCACCAACTCTGCTGCAGAGGCAGCAAAGATCCTGGCCGAGAACCGAAGATTGATGCgagagcagaaagagaaagaggagcagctCAGGttacagagggaggaagaggagaa GGtgagaaaggaagaggagatgCGTTTAGCCGAGGAGGCTCGTCTGATCcgcctggaggaggagaagaaacttgcagaggagaagaaaatTAAAGACGAGGAAGATGCTCGCCTAGCTGAGGAGGATCGGGTGAGACTGGCAGAAGAGGAGGCGGTGAAACAGGCTGAGCTGCAGAAGGAGCGGGAGGAGGCCGAGGCTAAAGCCCTGGTGGAGGCCGAGATGGTCCGTCAGGAGAGAGACCGCATCATGCAGAAGAACCAGCAGGAGCGCATGGAGAGGAAGAAG AGGATCGAAGAGATAATGAAAAGAACCAGGAAGGGGGAACAGAGCGACCTGAAG GGTGAGGCAGGAGATGACGATAAacaggaggatgatgaggatgatgatgatgacgaagatgaagagagagatgaggatgacggagatgaggaagaggatcAGATAAACTGTGAAACCCAGA GCCAGGAAGATGACCAAGCTGAGTGCGAGCGGTCCTGCGGGGAGTCGGCGGCACAGCGGGAGGCGCCGCTAGGCAGCGTGAACGGGAAACCAGAGACGGACGACAAGGAGAATAACAACGGCATAAGCACAgacgagactcaggcagtgag TCCCGTTCCTAAGGGCCGCCTCGTGGAGGGCTCGGAGTTCCTGAACGAGCAGGACTCCGCCAAGGTGGGCTTAGTCTCAGGTCTTAACGGTAAATCCAACCAGTGGAGCTTTGAGGAGCTCATTGACCTCAACGTCCACTCCAAAACTCGGCCCCTGATCCAGGCAGAGGACTGTAACCAGGTCCTGATCAGCTGCGACGGGAGCTCAGACGGGACCAGGGTGGCCTTCGAGGAAAAGGGAACCCCCGTCAACCCCCTGCATTCCTCTAATCAACCAATAGAAGCCCTGTCAG agatTTGA
- the map7d3 gene encoding ensconsin isoform X12, translating into MAEGTTTLKGLRAQMAAAAQAQGEERRSLADSSPGPTTNAPAKPQGSRPVIDGAALRIDDRLRVAKERREEAEKQQVLRDSQIMERERKAKMQVERQMEERQKKLDEQKRKEEQKRLAVEEKRKQKQEEEKEHYEAVMRRTLERSQRVEQRQKRWSWGGLSDSDGRTARKAAVGTVDGGVLSRLLTPTQASLARSKSAAALSAEGTNAPASASPLHPPRGGPVRSRSIDRQKSGMTTSVSADGALDPSMKDKQFTSPGGQRPASPSSTLGRNRSPSPAPNPAPKRTPSPVSKQNSKTRPPSPGAMKQRPPSPQSSSAKPPPIQKPALTPTGPPTLRKRDSKSKDMCPVLAVSPLPSESSKTKDKDDSKGSTGTNSAAEAAKILAENRRLMREQKEKEEQLRLQREEEEKVRKEEEMRLAEEARLIRLEEEKKLAEEKKIKDEEDARLAEEDRVRLAEEEAVKQAELQKEREEAEAKALVEAEMVRQERDRIMQKNQQERMERKKRIEEIMKRTRKGEQSDLKGEAGDDDKQEDDEDDDDDEDEERDEDDGDEEEDQINCETQSQEDDQAECERSCGESAAQREAPLGSVNGKPETDDKENNNGISTDETQAVSPVPKGRLVEGSEFLNEQDSAKVGLVSGLNGKSNQWSFEELIDLNVHSKTRPLIQAEDCNQVLISCDGSSDGTRVAFEEKGTPVNPLHSSNQPIEALSEI; encoded by the exons ctgcagctgcacaggCCCAAGGCGAGGAGCGGCGTAGCCTGGCAGATAGCAGCCCAGGACCTACAACCAACGCTCCAGCTAAACCTCAGGGGAGCAGGCCAG TCATTGACGGTGCTGCGCTTAGAATAGACGACCGGCTGCGAGTGGCAAAAGAGAGGcgagaggaggcagagaaacAACAGG TTTTGCGAGACTCTCAGATCATGGAGCGGGAGCGCAAGGCCAAGATGCAAGTGGAGCGTCAGATGGAGGAGCGACAGAAAAAGCTTGACgaacagaaaagaaaggaggagcagaaaagattggctgtggaggagaagaggaagcagaaacaggaagaggaaaag GAGCACTATGAGGCAGTGATGCGACGGACTTTGGAGCGCAGTCAGCGTGTGGAGCAGAGACAGAAACGATGGTCCTGGGGGGGACTGTCCGACTCGGATGGACGGACAG CTCGCAAGGCAGCGGTCGGCACTGTGGACGGAGGGGTCCTTAGTCGCCTGCTCACCCCCACCCAGGCCTCACTAGCTAGGAGCAAGAGCGCCGCCGCCCTGTCAGCTGAAGGAACAAATGCTCCAG CCTCTGCCAGTCCCCTGCACCCACCGCGGGGGGGCCCCGTACGCAGTCGCAGCATTGACCGGCAGAAGAGCGGCATGACCACCTCGGTGTCGGCCGACGGAGCCCTCGACCCTTCCATG AAGGACAAGCAGTTTACATCACCTGGAGGGCAACGTCCCGCCTCCCCATCTTCTACCCTGGGACGCAACCGTTCACCATCCCCAGCCCCCAACCCGGCCCCAAAGAGGACCCCCTCCCCTGTATCCAA GCAAAATTCCAAGACACGCCCGCCCTCTCCAGGTGCAATGAAACAGCGTCCCCCATCCCCCCAGTCTTCGTCAGCCAAACCTCCACCTATCCAGAAACCAGCCCTCACTCCAACAGGGCCCCCCACCTTGCGAAAGAGGGACTCGAAGTCCAAGGATATGTGTCCTGTCCTGGCTGTCTCTCCACTGCCCTCTGAGTCCAGCAAGACCAAAGACAAAGATG ACTCTAAAGGCTCGACAGGCACCAACTCTGCTGCAGAGGCAGCAAAGATCCTGGCCGAGAACCGAAGATTGATGCgagagcagaaagagaaagaggagcagctCAGGttacagagggaggaagaggagaa GGtgagaaaggaagaggagatgCGTTTAGCCGAGGAGGCTCGTCTGATCcgcctggaggaggagaagaaacttgcagaggagaagaaaatTAAAGACGAGGAAGATGCTCGCCTAGCTGAGGAGGATCGGGTGAGACTGGCAGAAGAGGAGGCGGTGAAACAGGCTGAGCTGCAGAAGGAGCGGGAGGAGGCCGAGGCTAAAGCCCTGGTGGAGGCCGAGATGGTCCGTCAGGAGAGAGACCGCATCATGCAGAAGAACCAGCAGGAGCGCATGGAGAGGAAGAAG AGGATCGAAGAGATAATGAAAAGAACCAGGAAGGGGGAACAGAGCGACCTGAAG GGTGAGGCAGGAGATGACGATAAacaggaggatgatgaggatgatgatgatgacgaagatgaagagagagatgaggatgacggagatgaggaagaggatcAGATAAACTGTGAAACCCAGA GCCAGGAAGATGACCAAGCTGAGTGCGAGCGGTCCTGCGGGGAGTCGGCGGCACAGCGGGAGGCGCCGCTAGGCAGCGTGAACGGGAAACCAGAGACGGACGACAAGGAGAATAACAACGGCATAAGCACAgacgagactcaggcagtgag TCCCGTTCCTAAGGGCCGCCTCGTGGAGGGCTCGGAGTTCCTGAACGAGCAGGACTCCGCCAAGGTGGGCTTAGTCTCAGGTCTTAACGGTAAATCCAACCAGTGGAGCTTTGAGGAGCTCATTGACCTCAACGTCCACTCCAAAACTCGGCCCCTGATCCAGGCAGAGGACTGTAACCAGGTCCTGATCAGCTGCGACGGGAGCTCAGACGGGACCAGGGTGGCCTTCGAGGAAAAGGGAACCCCCGTCAACCCCCTGCATTCCTCTAATCAACCAATAGAAGCCCTGTCAG agatTTGA
- the map7d3 gene encoding ensconsin isoform X2 translates to MAEGTTTLKGLRAQMAAAAQAQGEERRSLADSSPGPTTNAPAKPQGSRPVIDGAALRIDDRLRVAKERREEAEKQQVLRDSQIMERERKAKMQVERQMEERQKKLDEQKRKEEQKRLAVEEKRKQKQEEEKEHYEAVMRRTLERSQRVEQRQKRWSWGGLSDSDGRTGDSDAGASSPVTIVISPASPEKPPRSRQVDKRSTSTMNLKQMSEPGISKRLSSSSATLIKSPDKSVKQRSSSCNRLPNNGNAAQASKDDSKKLQVEQTGRSLKKRSSSLSRVSAGRAQTPAKPDKGTTDNQARKAAVGTVDGGVLSRLLTPTQASLARSKSAAALSAEGTNAPASASPLHPPRGGPVRSRSIDRQKSGMTTSVSADGALDPSMKDKQFTSPGGQRPASPSSTLGRNRSPSPAPNPAPKRTPSPVSKQNSKTRPPSPGAMKQRPPSPQSSSAKPPPIQKPALTPTGPPTLRKRDSKSKDMCPVLAVSPLPSESSKTKDKDDSKGSTGTNSAAEAAKILAENRRLMREQKEKEEQLRLQREEEEKVRKEEEMRLAEEARLIRLEEEKKLAEEKKIKDEEDARLAEEDRVRLAEEEAVKQAELQKEREEAEAKALVEAEMVRQERDRIMQKNQQERMERKKRIEEIMKRTRKGEQSDLKGEAGDDDKQEDDEDDDDDEDEERDEDDGDEEEDQINCETQSQEDDQAECERSCGESAAQREAPLGSVNGKPETDDKENNNGISTDETQAVSPVPKGRLVEGSEFLNEQDSAKVGLVSGLNGKSNQWSFEELIDLNVHSKTRPLIQAEDCNQVLISCDGSSDGTRVAFEEKGTPVNPLHSSNQPIEALSEI, encoded by the exons ctgcagctgcacaggCCCAAGGCGAGGAGCGGCGTAGCCTGGCAGATAGCAGCCCAGGACCTACAACCAACGCTCCAGCTAAACCTCAGGGGAGCAGGCCAG TCATTGACGGTGCTGCGCTTAGAATAGACGACCGGCTGCGAGTGGCAAAAGAGAGGcgagaggaggcagagaaacAACAGG TTTTGCGAGACTCTCAGATCATGGAGCGGGAGCGCAAGGCCAAGATGCAAGTGGAGCGTCAGATGGAGGAGCGACAGAAAAAGCTTGACgaacagaaaagaaaggaggagcagaaaagattggctgtggaggagaagaggaagcagaaacaggaagaggaaaag GAGCACTATGAGGCAGTGATGCGACGGACTTTGGAGCGCAGTCAGCGTGTGGAGCAGAGACAGAAACGATGGTCCTGGGGGGGACTGTCCGACTCGGATGGACGGACAG GAGACTCTGATGCCGGTGCCTCCTCTCCAGTAACTATAGTTATCTCCCCCGCCTCGCCAGAAAAGCCTCCAAGGAGTCGACAAG TTGACAAGCGCTCCACATCCACCATGAACCTGAAACAGATGTCCGAGCCGGGCATCAGTAAacgcctctcctcctcctctgccacCCTTATAAAATCTCCCGACAAAA GTGTTAAGCAGAGGAGTTCGTCATGTAACCGGTTGCCTAACAATGGCAATGCTGCTCAGGCCAGTAAGGACGACAGCAAAAAGCTTCAGGTGGAACAGACAG GCCGTTCCCTCAAGAAGAGAAGTTCCTCCCTCTCACGAGTAAGTGCGGGCAGAGCACAGACTCCTGCCAAGCCTGATAAGGGGACAACGGATAATCAAG CTCGCAAGGCAGCGGTCGGCACTGTGGACGGAGGGGTCCTTAGTCGCCTGCTCACCCCCACCCAGGCCTCACTAGCTAGGAGCAAGAGCGCCGCCGCCCTGTCAGCTGAAGGAACAAATGCTCCAG CCTCTGCCAGTCCCCTGCACCCACCGCGGGGGGGCCCCGTACGCAGTCGCAGCATTGACCGGCAGAAGAGCGGCATGACCACCTCGGTGTCGGCCGACGGAGCCCTCGACCCTTCCATG AAGGACAAGCAGTTTACATCACCTGGAGGGCAACGTCCCGCCTCCCCATCTTCTACCCTGGGACGCAACCGTTCACCATCCCCAGCCCCCAACCCGGCCCCAAAGAGGACCCCCTCCCCTGTATCCAA GCAAAATTCCAAGACACGCCCGCCCTCTCCAGGTGCAATGAAACAGCGTCCCCCATCCCCCCAGTCTTCGTCAGCCAAACCTCCACCTATCCAGAAACCAGCCCTCACTCCAACAGGGCCCCCCACCTTGCGAAAGAGGGACTCGAAGTCCAAGGATATGTGTCCTGTCCTGGCTGTCTCTCCACTGCCCTCTGAGTCCAGCAAGACCAAAGACAAAGATG ACTCTAAAGGCTCGACAGGCACCAACTCTGCTGCAGAGGCAGCAAAGATCCTGGCCGAGAACCGAAGATTGATGCgagagcagaaagagaaagaggagcagctCAGGttacagagggaggaagaggagaa GGtgagaaaggaagaggagatgCGTTTAGCCGAGGAGGCTCGTCTGATCcgcctggaggaggagaagaaacttgcagaggagaagaaaatTAAAGACGAGGAAGATGCTCGCCTAGCTGAGGAGGATCGGGTGAGACTGGCAGAAGAGGAGGCGGTGAAACAGGCTGAGCTGCAGAAGGAGCGGGAGGAGGCCGAGGCTAAAGCCCTGGTGGAGGCCGAGATGGTCCGTCAGGAGAGAGACCGCATCATGCAGAAGAACCAGCAGGAGCGCATGGAGAGGAAGAAG AGGATCGAAGAGATAATGAAAAGAACCAGGAAGGGGGAACAGAGCGACCTGAAG GGTGAGGCAGGAGATGACGATAAacaggaggatgatgaggatgatgatgatgacgaagatgaagagagagatgaggatgacggagatgaggaagaggatcAGATAAACTGTGAAACCCAGA GCCAGGAAGATGACCAAGCTGAGTGCGAGCGGTCCTGCGGGGAGTCGGCGGCACAGCGGGAGGCGCCGCTAGGCAGCGTGAACGGGAAACCAGAGACGGACGACAAGGAGAATAACAACGGCATAAGCACAgacgagactcaggcagtgag TCCCGTTCCTAAGGGCCGCCTCGTGGAGGGCTCGGAGTTCCTGAACGAGCAGGACTCCGCCAAGGTGGGCTTAGTCTCAGGTCTTAACGGTAAATCCAACCAGTGGAGCTTTGAGGAGCTCATTGACCTCAACGTCCACTCCAAAACTCGGCCCCTGATCCAGGCAGAGGACTGTAACCAGGTCCTGATCAGCTGCGACGGGAGCTCAGACGGGACCAGGGTGGCCTTCGAGGAAAAGGGAACCCCCGTCAACCCCCTGCATTCCTCTAATCAACCAATAGAAGCCCTGTCAG agatTTGA
- the map7d3 gene encoding MAP7 domain-containing protein 2 isoform X11 → MAEGTTTLKGLRAQMAAAAQAQGEERRSLADSSPGPTTNAPAKPQGSRPVIDGAALRIDDRLRVAKERREEAEKQQVLRDSQIMERERKAKMQVERQMEERQKKLDEQKRKEEQKRLAVEEKRKQKQEEEKEHYEAVMRRTLERSQRVEQRQKRWSWGGLSDSDGRTVDKRSTSTMNLKQMSEPGISKRLSSSSATLIKSPDKKCHLCPRSASASPLHPPRGGPVRSRSIDRQKSGMTTSVSADGALDPSMKDKQFTSPGGQRPASPSSTLGRNRSPSPAPNPAPKRTPSPVSKQNSKTRPPSPGAMKQRPPSPQSSSAKPPPIQKPALTPTGPPTLRKRDSKSKDMCPVLAVSPLPSESSKTKDKDDSKGSTGTNSAAEAAKILAENRRLMREQKEKEEQLRLQREEEEKVRKEEEMRLAEEARLIRLEEEKKLAEEKKIKDEEDARLAEEDRVRLAEEEAVKQAELQKEREEAEAKALVEAEMVRQERDRIMQKNQQERMERKKRIEEIMKRTRKGEQSDLKGEAGDDDKQEDDEDDDDDEDEERDEDDGDEEEDQINCETQSQEDDQAECERSCGESAAQREAPLGSVNGKPETDDKENNNGISTDETQAVSPVPKGRLVEGSEFLNEQDSAKVGLVSGLNGKSNQWSFEELIDLNVHSKTRPLIQAEDCNQVLISCDGSSDGTRVAFEEKGTPVNPLHSSNQPIEALSEI, encoded by the exons ctgcagctgcacaggCCCAAGGCGAGGAGCGGCGTAGCCTGGCAGATAGCAGCCCAGGACCTACAACCAACGCTCCAGCTAAACCTCAGGGGAGCAGGCCAG TCATTGACGGTGCTGCGCTTAGAATAGACGACCGGCTGCGAGTGGCAAAAGAGAGGcgagaggaggcagagaaacAACAGG TTTTGCGAGACTCTCAGATCATGGAGCGGGAGCGCAAGGCCAAGATGCAAGTGGAGCGTCAGATGGAGGAGCGACAGAAAAAGCTTGACgaacagaaaagaaaggaggagcagaaaagattggctgtggaggagaagaggaagcagaaacaggaagaggaaaag GAGCACTATGAGGCAGTGATGCGACGGACTTTGGAGCGCAGTCAGCGTGTGGAGCAGAGACAGAAACGATGGTCCTGGGGGGGACTGTCCGACTCGGATGGACGGACAG TTGACAAGCGCTCCACATCCACCATGAACCTGAAACAGATGTCCGAGCCGGGCATCAGTAAacgcctctcctcctcctctgccacCCTTATAAAATCTCCCGACAAAA AGTGTCACCTGTGTCCTCGCTCAGCCTCTGCCAGTCCCCTGCACCCACCGCGGGGGGGCCCCGTACGCAGTCGCAGCATTGACCGGCAGAAGAGCGGCATGACCACCTCGGTGTCGGCCGACGGAGCCCTCGACCCTTCCATG AAGGACAAGCAGTTTACATCACCTGGAGGGCAACGTCCCGCCTCCCCATCTTCTACCCTGGGACGCAACCGTTCACCATCCCCAGCCCCCAACCCGGCCCCAAAGAGGACCCCCTCCCCTGTATCCAA GCAAAATTCCAAGACACGCCCGCCCTCTCCAGGTGCAATGAAACAGCGTCCCCCATCCCCCCAGTCTTCGTCAGCCAAACCTCCACCTATCCAGAAACCAGCCCTCACTCCAACAGGGCCCCCCACCTTGCGAAAGAGGGACTCGAAGTCCAAGGATATGTGTCCTGTCCTGGCTGTCTCTCCACTGCCCTCTGAGTCCAGCAAGACCAAAGACAAAGATG ACTCTAAAGGCTCGACAGGCACCAACTCTGCTGCAGAGGCAGCAAAGATCCTGGCCGAGAACCGAAGATTGATGCgagagcagaaagagaaagaggagcagctCAGGttacagagggaggaagaggagaa GGtgagaaaggaagaggagatgCGTTTAGCCGAGGAGGCTCGTCTGATCcgcctggaggaggagaagaaacttgcagaggagaagaaaatTAAAGACGAGGAAGATGCTCGCCTAGCTGAGGAGGATCGGGTGAGACTGGCAGAAGAGGAGGCGGTGAAACAGGCTGAGCTGCAGAAGGAGCGGGAGGAGGCCGAGGCTAAAGCCCTGGTGGAGGCCGAGATGGTCCGTCAGGAGAGAGACCGCATCATGCAGAAGAACCAGCAGGAGCGCATGGAGAGGAAGAAG AGGATCGAAGAGATAATGAAAAGAACCAGGAAGGGGGAACAGAGCGACCTGAAG GGTGAGGCAGGAGATGACGATAAacaggaggatgatgaggatgatgatgatgacgaagatgaagagagagatgaggatgacggagatgaggaagaggatcAGATAAACTGTGAAACCCAGA GCCAGGAAGATGACCAAGCTGAGTGCGAGCGGTCCTGCGGGGAGTCGGCGGCACAGCGGGAGGCGCCGCTAGGCAGCGTGAACGGGAAACCAGAGACGGACGACAAGGAGAATAACAACGGCATAAGCACAgacgagactcaggcagtgag TCCCGTTCCTAAGGGCCGCCTCGTGGAGGGCTCGGAGTTCCTGAACGAGCAGGACTCCGCCAAGGTGGGCTTAGTCTCAGGTCTTAACGGTAAATCCAACCAGTGGAGCTTTGAGGAGCTCATTGACCTCAACGTCCACTCCAAAACTCGGCCCCTGATCCAGGCAGAGGACTGTAACCAGGTCCTGATCAGCTGCGACGGGAGCTCAGACGGGACCAGGGTGGCCTTCGAGGAAAAGGGAACCCCCGTCAACCCCCTGCATTCCTCTAATCAACCAATAGAAGCCCTGTCAG agatTTGA